Within the Kwoniella dejecticola CBS 10117 chromosome 5, complete sequence genome, the region ATCATCGTAGCTGAGAACGCTACTCTATAGATCAATCTTCTCGATAGGACATGATCTCCCTTTTTCCTCGGAGAACGCTTCATGATTTCCTTATCTACCGGATCTACACCCAACGCTTGGGCGGGCGGTCCATCCATCAGGAtattgatgaagaggatctgCATCGCGTTGAGCGGGTTGGCAAGTTTGAAAAATGTCGAAAGGGTGATAAGCGTTAAAGCAGCTACAGCCGTTGAAAGTTGAAACGACAAGAAGTTTTGGATGTTGTAGAAGATCGATTTCCCTTCCTCGACAGCAGGTAAGATACTTGAGAAATCGTCATCTACTAGGATCACATCTGCGGCTTCTTTTGCGACGTCGGTACCGCTCTTCCCCATTGATATGCCGATGTCTGCCATTTTCAGTGCGGGCGAATCGTTCACTCCGTCTCCCGTCATAGCTACTACCGCTCCACGCATCTGCCAGGCCTTGACGATTGCCATCTTGTGTCTTGGTGTGGTTCGGGCGTATACAGATATAGAGGGTACTCGCTCGATGAGTTCTCGCTCGGATAGTTGATCGACTTGAGTGCCCAGCATACAGCTGGATGCACCAGCAATGTGatctgcacctgcacctgaaGAAGGGTTGACTTTCAATCCCAGTTGTTTGGCTATGGCTAAGGCGGTAGGCTCGGCATCTCCGGTGATCATCACTACTTGCACTCCGGCACTGTGAAGTGCCGACACAGCGTGAGAGACTCCTTTTCGCGGCGGGTCCATCATGGCTTGGAATCCAACGAAAATCAGATCGTTTCCATCGCCTTTCGGAAAGCCATAAGCCATAGCGATGACTCGCAATCCCCTGGATGAGATCTCGTTCGCTCGGTCTAAGATGGTCTTCTGGGTAGCTTGGTCCAGCGACGGCGTCGATGAGTCGGTGACGTAGAAATATCGGCATTTGGCAAGGACTTGTTCAACCGCTCCTTTGAGATACACCATGTCGGATCCGCCTTTCAATGATCCAGTAACGCTCATAGTCTTGGTGTCGGAACTGAAAGGTATTTCATCCTTTCGAGTGAAGTTCTATGCAATATCGCTTCTGTCAGCGCTCGAGGTAGAATGCTTGAATCATCCAACCCACCTTTCTTTGGTCGTCTGCACTGATGATTGGCAGAACATTAAGTAGAGCCACCTCGGTAGCTTGACCGACGTTGACCCCTTGTTCGTTCTTGAAGGCATTGTTACATATACTTCCTACTAGAGCGGTCTTCTTCAATGCTTGCGATTGAGCAAGTTCGGGCTGATCCGGTCGTTTGGGTCCGAAAGGCGATGTCACATTCAGAAGGGGAGATAAATCGACAAGATCATCTACGGCATACATGTGTGTAACGGTCATCTCGTTTTGGGTGAGAGTACCTTCGTGCAGAAGTATGTGAGCGATGTTCGTAAAATAGCTGGTCCAGCTTGCTTACCTGTCTTGTCGGAGCAGATCACGCTAACACTACCTAGCGCTTCGACACTAGGTAATTTCTTCACGATGGCCTTTCGCTTGGACATCCTCAACACACCCAACGCAAGCGTGACCGTCGTGACGATGGGTAAACCTTCGGGAATAGCAGCAACCGCCAGAGAGACTATCAAGACAATTAGCTACAGCATTTCAGTCCCATATGGGCAAGACTTACCTCCTATTGTGAACATCTCCAACCAATCCCTCTTCTGTAACACTCCAATCAAGAATATGACGCCTATCACACCGAAGGAGAACAGGGAGAGTCGCTTGGCCAGATCATCCATATCGAGCTGTAAGGGTGTCCGTTTTTCCTCGACCTGCAGAAAGAAGTCCGATCGAGTCAGCACAGGTAAACTTCATGTAAAACCAAGATACTTACGTCTTGCATCATAGAAAAGATCACTCCAAATTCAGTGTCTTTTCCAGTCCCGACCACAACACCAGATCCGTGACCTGTGGCGACCGTGATGAGTATCGGATACGACTGGTTGTCCACATAAGGCAAAGAAGTACTCACCACTTCGTACAAGAGTACCCATGAAAGCCATACAGTGTCTCTCACCCAGAGCTTTTCCACCACCTTCTCCGTGGgtgtcttccccttcacctcTTTCACACATGTTCGTGTTCTTCCTCGCGGGTCTGGTTTCTCCCGTCAAAGCCGACTCGTCAATCTCAAGGGAGACGGCTGTGATCAGTCTGATGTCGGCTGGTATACGATCTCCCACCGAAAAGGTGACCAGATCCCCAGGCAGCAGGGCGTTCGCAAGTGGCGTGAGTGGATGACCATTCCTGTCATGAGTGATGGTAGTCAGTAGTGGAAGAAACGGCTGAAAAGGCAGCATTTACCGTATCAGATGGCAGTAGTGAGGGACAAGCTGTTAAGACACCTAAGTCAGTCGCTTGTCGTCCCGTCCAATGGAGATAgagactcgactcactttgttTAGAGCTTCCAGTGATTTCTCAGATCTCTGCTCTTGCACGAAACCGACTGATGACAAGTCAAATTAGCGAGATGCTAGACATAGCTAAGTCAGCTTTAGGATTCTACTCACCGGTCAATACAATGCCGACTGCAACGACTACACAAGCAGCATCGTCATAGTTGCCCATGAGCGCACTGACAACACTGCTTCCCAGTAGAAGCAATATCAACGGGTTCTCATACACTTGCTTGGCGAATTTGAGGAAAAGGGGGTCTGCGGGGGGTAATTCGAACTCATTCGGTCCGTAGCGTGCTAGCAGAGCCGAGAGGGACGAAGTCGGAAGTCCGGAGGAAGCGTTGGTTGAGAGCATTTGGATTGTTTCCTATACACCATAATCTGTCATTTAGCTT harbors:
- a CDS encoding calcium-transporting P-type ATPase, PMR1-type, which gives rise to MSLPGASASSYGLPGRASSNTVSRGTAGGYGNIGLGQSQSYNSEYDPTLGGLVDEPGRINEGPSTTSSANNNGGYAYSTTLRRQVSVTEGFPSFHHHQHHHSPRIPTSSLRRDSSPHNASPYRSSHFPLTSGGLNYQDAVEEQESYLDKIVGMGRRIMGKKDYEELRMEEEHRKEENERRQRETPSSIFAHKSVDETIQMLSTNASSGLPTSSLSALLARYGPNEFELPPADPLFLKFAKQVYENPLILLLLGSSVVSALMGNYDDAACVVVAVGIVLTVGFVQEQRSEKSLEALNKLVPHYCHLIRNGHPLTPLANALLPGDLVTFSVGDRIPADIRLITAVSLEIDESALTGETRPARKNTNMCERGEGEDTHGEGGGKALGERHCMAFMGTLVRSGHGSGVVVGTGKDTEFGVIFSMMQDVEEKRTPLQLDMDDLAKRLSLFSFGVIGVIFLIGVLQKRDWLEMFTIGVSLAVAAIPEGLPIVTTVTLALGVLRMSKRKAIVKKLPSVEALGSVSVICSDKTGTLTQNEMTVTHMYAVDDLVDLSPLLNVTSPFGPKRPDQPELAQSQALKKTALVGSICNNAFKNEQGVNVGQATEVALLNVLPIISADDQRKNFTRKDEIPFSSDTKTMSVTGSLKGGSDMVYLKGAVEQVLAKCRYFYVTDSSTPSLDQATQKTILDRANEISSRGLRVIAMAYGFPKGDGNDLIFVGFQAMMDPPRKGVSHAVSALHSAGVQVVMITGDAEPTALAIAKQLGLKVNPSSGAGADHIAGASSCMLGTQVDQLSERELIERVPSISVYARTTPRHKMAIVKAWQMRGAVVAMTGDGVNDSPALKMADIGISMGKSGTDVAKEAADVILVDDDFSSILPAVEEGKSIFYNIQNFLSFQLSTAVAALTLITLSTFFKLANPLNAMQILFINILMDGPPAQALGVDPVDKEIMKRSPRKKGDHVLSRRLIYRVAFSATMIVLGTLYIYLREISDGSMSRRDQTMTFTGFVFLDLISAIQNRGLTCTIFKNKMLFLTISISFFVQLLLIYLPILQHIFQTESLSLRDLFMLLGLSGTSFGLHELRRWYERKFSEQEILSEGVGRLV